The sequence below is a genomic window from Pseudomonas cremoricolorata.
GGCTCGCTCAACGTCCCGCTCACTGCCGGCTACAGCGTGGCCATCGACCGCAAGGTGATCCCGCTGGGCAGCCTGCTGTGGCTGTCCACCACCCGCCCGGATGGCACTCCTGTGGTGCGCCCGGTGGGCGCTCAGGATACCGGTGGCGCCATCACCGGCGAGGTGCGTGCAGACCTGTTCTGGGGTACCGGGCCTGAAGCTGGCGAGCTGGCCGGCAACATGAAGCAGCAAGGGCAGATCTGGATGCTCTGGCCCAAAGGTCAGCCTCTGCCAGACGTGCCCAAGGTGCCGTGACTCACACCGAGACGACGAAGAAACTGACGATCAGCACCAAGCCGGCGAAATAGGCCAGGGAGCGCAGCGCCGCCAGGTCGGCCATGTAGCAAATGATGAACAGCAGGCGGCTGGTGATGTACAGCACACCCAGGACATCCTGGGTGACTTGCTCGGCATTGCCGACCACATCGGCTACCAGCACCGCCGCGGCGAACGCCGGGAAGGTCTCGAAGCCGTTCTGCTGCGCCGAGTGCAGCCGCCGTGGCAGGCCAGACAAGGTGTCGAGAAATGCACGGGGGTCATGGTTTTCGCGAAAGCCAAAGCGGCCACTGCTGAGCTTGGCACCCAAGGCACACAGCGGCGGCAGGAACATGGCGAACAGGATGCACCACAGGGCGACGGTCATAGCGAACACTCCACGATCAAGGGGTCAGAACTTCATTACCAGTACGCCAGCCAGGACCAGCCCGCAGGCGAGCAGTCTCGGGCCACCGAACGGTTCCTTCAGATAGCGCATACCGAACAGCACCACCAGAATCACACTCAACTCGCGCAGCGCAGCCGCCTCGGCGATCGAGCCCAGGTGCATGGCCCACAGCACCAGGGCATAGCTGAGCAGCACGCATACCCCCACCGCCAGCCCCAGCCGCCACTGGCTACGCCAGAACGCGGTGAATGTCGCACGGCGGGTCACACCGGCAATCAGCGGAAACGGCAGCGAGCAAAACAGCGTCAGCCACACCAGGTAATCCCAGGGTTTGCCCCAGCGCTGTACAGCCTGGCCATCGAACCAGGTGTAGCAACCGATGCACAAGCCGATCAGCGCCACCACCGGCAGCATCGACCAAGGCAGACGATCACCGCCACCGCCCTGCCACAACAGGCAGGCCATACCGCACGGAATCAGCAGAATGCCCATGATCTGCTGGCCTGTCAGGCTCTCGCCGGCAAATAGCAACGTCAACGCCAGCACCACCAACGGCGAGGTGCCGCGCATCAGCGGGTAGATCAGCCCCAGGTCGCCCACTCGATACGCCTGGATCAACAGAACACGGTACAGCAGCTCAGCCAGCGCCGAGGCGGTCAGCCACGGCCAGATATCCACCGGCGGCGGCTCGACCATGGCCAGCAGTGGCACAGCGAAAACCAGCCCCACCGTGTCCATGCAGGCAATCACCAGCCAGCGTTCGCCGCTGAACTTGATCAAGGTGTTCCAGGTGGCGTGCAGAAACGCGGCGACCAGTACCAGAGACGTTGCCAACACCGTGCACAGCTCCTTGAACCGCTGGGAAGTAAGCAGATATTTCGAGCGCTACCTTACCGCGACTCACCGCAGGTTGCAGGCGTTATGGCGTGCACGAACGGAACGATGATGAGTTTTCTGGTCAGAGCATGTGCCCGACCACGCGGTCAGATCATCAAACAACACTCCCCGAGCCATTCGGGTTTCGACTTGGAAGCCATTGCCACAGGATTCAGGATGCTTGAACTCGTTGCTGCGTTTATCTGCTTGACCACCCTTCTCACCTATGTGAATTACCGCTTCATCGGCCTGCCGCCGGCCATTGGCGTGATGGTCACCGCCCTGCTGTTCTCGCTGATCATCCAGGGGCTGAGCTTCATCGGCTTCCCCGGACTGGAAGAACGGGTTGAAGGCCTGATGAACCAGATCGACTTCAACGACCTGCTGATGCACTGGATGCTGTCGTTCCTGTTGTTCGCCGGCGCTCTGCACGTGAACCTCGGCGACCTGCGCAGCTACCGCTGGCCGATCGGCCTGCTGGCCACCGTCGGCGTACTGATCGCCACGGTGGTGATCGGCCTGCTCGCGCATTGGGTGTTCGCCTTGTTCGGCTGGCAGGTCAGCCTGATCTACTGCCTGCTGTTCGGCGCGCTGATCTCACCGACCGACCCTATCGCCGTGCTTGGCGCGCTGCGTACCGCCAACGCGCCGAAACCGCTGAAAACCACCATCGTCGGCGAGTCGCTGTTCAACGATGGCACGGCAGTGGTGGTGTTCACCGTGCTGCTGGGCATCGCCCAGCTCGGCGAAACGCCGAGCGTGGCCGATACCGCGGTGCTGTTCCTGCGCGAAGCGGTCGGCGGCGCGCTGTTCGGTGGCCTGATCGGCTACGCCACCTACCGCATGATCAAGGGCATCGAGCAGTATCAGGTCGAGGTCATGCTGACCCTGGCGCTGGTGATCGGCGGTTCGGTGATGTGCTACGAGCTGCACGTTTCGGCACCGATCGCCATGGTCGTGGCGGGTCTGATCATCGGCAACCTGGGGCGCAACCTGGCGATGAACGACATGACCCGGCGCTACATGGACGGCTTCTGGGAACTGATCGACGACATGCTCAACGCCCTGCTGTTCGCCCTGATCGGCCTGGAGCTGTTGCTGCTGCCGTTCAACTGGCTGCACCTGGCGGCCGGCAGCGTGCTGGCGATCGCGGTACTGGCCTCGCGCCTGCTGACCGTGGCCCCGGCCATTGTGCTGCTGCGGCGCTGGCGCAGCGTGCCCAAGGGCACCATCCGCGTGCTCACCTGGGGCGGCTTGCGCGGCGGCGTCTCGGTGGCCCTGGCGCTGTCGCTGCCGGTCGGTGAAGAACGCGACCTGCTGCTGTCGATCACCTACATCGTGGTGCTGTCGTCGATCCTGATTCAGGGTCTGACGGTGGGCGGCGTGGTGCGCAGAGTGAGCGAACAGCCGTGAAAAAAGGGGCCGCGCAATGCGGCCCCTTCGCGATTCACTCCACCGAGCCGTCGGGGAACTGATCTTCCACATACTTGATCTGCGTGCGCCCATGGGCCGCTGGCAGACCATCTTCGCCGAGGTTGACGAAGACCATGCGGTCGACGGTGAGGATGCTCTTGCGGGTGATCTTGTTGCGCACTTCACAGCGCAGGGTGATCGAGGTGCGGCCGAACTCGGTGGCGGTGATGCCCAGCTCGATGATGTCGCCCTTGCGCGAGGCGCTGACGAAGTTGATTTCCGACATGTACTTGGTCACCACGCGCTGGTTGCCCAGTTGGACGATGGCGTAGATCGCCGCCTCTTCGTCGATCCAGCGCAGCAGGCTGCCGCCGAACAAGGTACCGTTGGGATTGAGGTCTTCGGGTTTTACCCACTTGCGGGTGTGGAAATTCATCGGGACTCCTGAACGCCGAGTTAACGTCGGACCATCATGGCAGAGCGGTTGGCGGGACTCCATCGACCCTCGACCATGGTCTCGATCAATTCGACAGAAAACCTTGGGCTAAGTGCTCGGCGCAGCTATAATCTGCGCCGTTTCACATGGCCGCCCACAGCGGCGCCATGCCCGCCACCTGTCCGAGGGGCGCTGCAGCAGGTTCTCCTGTCAGGCTCGGATGGGGCGTTGTCCGCGCATGCGGACGCCAAGGCGCTGCCTGAACGGTCTTGAGCGAAGGCCAGGCAGCGCCGAACGCACAACGGCGCCCATTCGACTATTACGAATGGAGGCTCTTCATGAGCGCTGTAAACACGCCTGCCGGTTTTGCCGATTTCAAGGTCGCCGACATTTCCCTGGCCGACTGGGGCCGCAAGGAAGTCATCATCGCCGAGTCGGAAATGCCCGCGCTGATGGGTCTGCGCCGCAAGTACCAGGCCGAGCAACCGCTCAAGGGCGCGAAGATCATCGGCTGCATCCACATGACCATCCAGACCGCCGTGCTGATCGAGACCCTGGTCGCCCTGGGCGCCGAAGTGCGCTGGTCGTCGTGCAATATCTTCTCCACCCAGGATCAGGCCGCTGCCGCCATCGCCGCTGCCGGCGTGCCTGTGTTCGCCTGGAAGGGCGAGACCGAGCAGGAATACGAGTGGTGCATCGAGCAGACCATCCTCAAGGACGGTCAGCCGTGGGACGCCAACATGGTGCTGGACGACGGCGGTGACCTCACCGAAATCCTGCACAAGAAATACCCAGCCATGCTCGACAAGATCCACGGCGTGACCGAAGAGACCACCACCGGCGTGCACCGTCTGCTCGACATGCTGGCCAAGGGCGAGCTGAAAGTCCCGGCGATCAACGTCAACGACTCGGTTACCAAGAGCAAGAACGACAACAAGTACGGCTGCCGTCACAGCCTCAACGACGCCATCAAGCGCGGCACCGACCACCTGCTGTCGGGCAAGCAGGCGCTGGTGATCGGCTACGGCGACGTGGGCAAGGGCTCGGCGCAATCGCTGCGTCAGGAAGGCATGATCGTCAAGGTCACCGAAGTCGACCCGATCTGCGCCATGCAGGCGTGCATGGACGGTTTCGAGCTGGTCTCGCCGTTCAAGGATGGCATCAACACCGGTACTGAAGCTGGCATCAATGCCGACCTGCTGGGCCGCATCGACCTGATCGTCACCACCACCGGTAACGTCAACGTCTGCGACGCCAACATGCTCAAGGCCCTGAAAAAGCGTGCCGTGGTGTGCAACATCGGCCACTTCGACAACGAAATCGACACCGCCTTCATGCGCAAGAACTGGGCGTGGGAAGAGGTCAAGCCACAGGTGCACAAGATCCACCGCACTGGCGCCGGCAGCTTCGATCCGCAGAACGACGACTACCTGATCCTGCTGGCCGAAGGCCGCCTGGTGAACCTGGGCAACGCCACCGGCCACCCGAGCCGGATCATGGACGGTTCGTTCGCCAACCAGGTGCTGGCGCAGATCTTCCTGTTCGAGCAGAAGTATGCCGAACTCGACGCAGGCAAAAAGGCCGAGCGCCTCACCGTTGAAGTGCTGCCCAAGAAACTTGACGAAGAAGTGGCCCTGGAAATGGTGCGCGGCTTCGGTGGCGTGGTCACCCAACTGACCCCGCAGCAGGCCGAATACATCGGCGTCACCGTCGACGGCCCGTTCAAGCCCGACGCATACCGGTACTGAGTTGCGCGCTTGAAGCTGCAAGCGGCAAGCACGAGCGCCGCCTGCAGCTTCACCGCCGACACCTGAACGATGCACAGCCGGGTCGCACCACGCCGATCCGGCTTTCACTTGCAGCTTGAAGCTTGAAACGTGTAGCTCCAGAGCCTGCTGCTGGGAGAAGCCCCGATGTCCCAAGAACGCCGCTACAGCTTCGAGTTCTTTCCGACCAAGACCGAAGCCGGCCATGACAAGCTGATCAGCGTTGCCCGTCAGCTGGCCACCTACAACCCCGACTTCTTTTCCTGCACCTACGGCGCGGGCGGTTCGACCCGCGACCGCACGCTGAACACCGTGCTGCAGTTGGAAAACGAAGTGAAGATTCCCGCCGCCCCGCACTTGTCGTGCGTTGGCGACACCAAAGCCGAACTGCGTGCGCTGATCGGCGAGTACAAGGACGCCGGCATCAAGCGCATCGTCGCCCTGCGCGGTGACCTGCCCTCGGGCATGGGCATGGCCTCCGGCGAGCTGCGCCATGCCAGCGACCTGGTGCAGTTCATCCGCGAGGAAACCGGTGATCACTTCCACATCGAGGTGGCCGCCTACCCCGAGATGCACCCCCAGGCGCAGAACTTCGAGTCCGACCTGAAGAACTTCGCCACCAAGGTCAAGGCCGGTGCCGACAGCGCCATTACCCAGTACTTCTTCAACCCCGACAGCTATTTCTACTTCGTCGAACGGGTGCAGAAGCTGGGCGTGGACATCCCGCTGGTGCCGGGCATCATGCCGATCACCAACTACAGCAAGCTTGCGCGTTTCTCCGATGCCTGCGGGGCCGAGCTGCCACGTTGGGTGCGCAAGCAGCTGGAAGCCTACGGCGATGACGCCGCGAGCATTCAGGCTTTCGGTGAAGAAGTCATCACCCGCATGTGCGAGCAATTGCTTCAAGGCGGCGCACCAGGCCTGCACTTCTACACCCTGAACCAGGCCGAGCCGAGCCTGGCGATCTGGAACAACCTGCAACTGCCGCGCTGATCGCGTGCCAGCGCGTGCTGCACTCGCCGAAGCCCTGCCAACAGCGGTTGCAGTGCAGTTGCCCGCGCTCAATGCGCAGCAGATTTGCCGCCGCAGGCTGCGCGCATCGCCCAGGGTCGCGCGCAGCACGCCTCGCAATCACCGCGTGAGGCCTCTGTTGCGCCGATCACAACGCTGACGCGTGCCTGCAGGGCATGGCTAGTCAGCGGCAGATGACCCGCGTACTCTGCCGCCATGTCCAAGATCCTCCCCCTGATCGGTATCGTGCTGCTGATCTGCCTGAGCCCGCTGGCACAGGCAGAACGTTTGCGCATCGTCAGCGATGACTGGGCGCCTTACATCTATCAGGACAACGGCCAGCCTCAGGGCCTGCACTTCGAGGTGGCCAGCGAGGTGTTCAAGCGCTTGGGCGTGGAGGTCGACTGGGTGTTCATGCCCTGGAAGCGCTGCCTGGCAATGGTCGAGCAGGGTCAGGCCGATGGCATTCTCGGTTTGTTCAAGCTCCCGGAGCGCGAAGCCTTTGTTCTGTTCCCGCACGAGCCGTTGTCGCAGGTCGACTTCATCCTGTTCCAGTCTCGCGCCCGGCCTCACTCGGTCCGTACGCTGGATGATCTCAACGGCCTGACCGTCGGCACCTCCCCCGGTTACAACTACAGCGCCGAATTCAACGAGGCCCAGGGCTTTCGCCGCGAGCCGGCACCTACCCATATCGCGAACTTCGGCAAACTGGCGCTGGGACGTATCGATCTGTTGGTAACCGATCGCCATGTCGGTGAGTATCTGCTGCATAAATTGCACCTCGATGAGCAGATCGAAGCCTTGCCGCTGCTCATTGACAGCAAGCCGCAATACCTGGGATTGACCCGCAAACCCGGGCGTGAGCAGTTGGCTCAGGCGTTTGCCGAGGTCTTGCAGCATTTCAAGCAGGAGCCGGCGTACGAGGCGATCGTGCAGCGTTACGTCGGCACTCCGGATACTTTTCCACGCACCGTTGAGCACCACGAACGCAGCACACGCTGAATGCTCTGTTATACTCGGGCCTTCCCGCCCGGCTCACGCCCGGACGCTCGGCCTCGTAACAGGCATCCCGACCGGCAGTTGCGCACCCCTGGTGCCCCCGCCGCTTCCTCGATGCGCAGTGCATGCCAAGCTGGACCGGACGCGATCGCATTCCCTCAGATGCCCGTCGCGCCAGGCAGATCACCCCATCGGGCCCAGCCCCCACGAGAACAGGATTGCCCATGTCCTTTGCTTCCCTCGGTCTCTCCGAGGCACTTGTCCGCGCTATCGAGGCCGCGGGCTATACCCAGCCCACTCCCGTGCAACAGCGGGCCATTCCCGCCGTGTTGCAAGGCCGCGACCTGATGGTCGCCGCCCAGACGGGTACCGGCAAGACCGGCGGCTTCGCCCTGCCGATCCTCGAACGCCTGTTTCCCGCAGGTCACCCCGACAAATCCAAGCGCCACGGCCCCCGCCAGCCACGGGTTCTGGTGCTCACCCCGACCCGCGAACTGGCGGCCCAGGTACACGACAGCTTCAAGCTGTATGCCCGCGACCTGAGCCTGGTCAGTACCTGCATCTTCGGCGGCGTCGGCATGAACCCGCAGGTGCAGGCCATGGCCAAGGGTGTCGACGTGCTGGTGGCCTGCCCCGGACGTCTGCTCGACCTTGCCGGGCAAGGCAGCGTCGACCTGTCCCACGTGGAAATCCTCGTGCTCGATGAAGCCGACCGCATGCTCGACATGGGCTTCATCCACGACGTCAAGAAGGTCCTGGCCCGCCTGCCGGCCAAGCGCCAGAACCTGCTGTTCTCGGCCACCTTCTCGAAAGACATCACCGACCTGGCCGACAAGCTGCTGCACAACCCCGAACGCATCGAGGTCACGCCGCCGAACACCACGGTCGAGCGTATCGAGCAGCGCGTCTTCCGCCTGCCATCGGGTCACAAGCGCGCGCTGCTGGCGCACCTGATCACCCAGGGTGCCTGGGAACAGGTACTGGTCTTCACCCGTACCAAGCACGGCGCCAACCGCCTGGCCGAGTACCTCGAAAAGCACGGCCTGCCGGCTGCCGCGATCCACGGCAACAAGAGCCAGAACGCGCGCACCAAGGCGCTCGCCGACTTCAAGGCCAACAGCGTTCGCGTTCTGGTCGCCACCGACATCGCCGCCCGCGGCCTGGACATCGACCAACTGCCTCATGTGGTCAACTTCGAGTTGCCCAACGTCGAGGAAGACTACGTGCACCGCATCGGTCGTACGGGCCGTGCCGGACGTTCGGGTGAGGCCATCTCGCTGGTCGCACCGGATGAAGAAAAACTGCTCAAGAGCATCGAGCGGGTCACCCGGCAAAAGATCGCCGACGGCGACACCATGGGCTTCGACGCCAGTCAGATCGAAGCGGAAAAGCCGGAAGTGCGCGAACGCCCCCAAGGCAATGGTCGCGGCGCACGCAATGGCCAGGGCCGCGGCGATGGCGCCACCGCCAGCAATGGCGGACGCAAGGACAAGGGCAAGGATAAAGGCAAGGGTCGTCAGCAGACGGCGGAAAAGCCTGCCGAGAAGGCCAAGTCCGGCGAGCGTCAGGCGCAGCAGCCGCGCAAGCCGCGCGATGCCAAGCCCCCCCGCCCGCAGAAGTCGGCCCAGGCCAGTGTGCCCGCCGTCGATGGCAACCGTGATCCAGAAGTGTTCCTCGACGACGATGTGGATAACTTCGGCAACCGCGCCGACTACGTCAGCCCGTATCAGAATGGCAAGAACTCCGGTCGCCAGCGCCGTCCGGGCGGGTCCTCCGGCCAGGGCCAGCAACAAGGCAATGGCCAGCCGCGTAACCAGAACGGCGGTCAACCCCGTTCAGGTGGTCAGCGTGGCGCTGGCGGTGCCAGCACCGGGGGCGACAAGCGCCGCAACAACAATGGCGGTGCGCGCCGTGATGGCGGCGCCGCTGGTCGTGGCCGGCGTGACGACACTGCTCGTCAGGAACCGGCCGTGCGTAATCCACGCGAGTCGCAGCATCAGCCTGTGATCATCCGCAAGGAATCCAAGCTCGATCGCTACCCGACGCCCGAGCAGCTCGAAGATGCACCAAGCCGCCCACGCGGTGAGCGTCCAGCGCTGTTGACGCGCAAGGGCTAAGCAGCAAGGCTGCCATAAAAAAATCCGATGCCAGCAACTGGCATCGGATTTTTTTTGTCCGCAATAGCGGGGTGCAACAGGGCACCCCGCGCTGCGCGCCTTACTTCTGCTTCACGCCTTCGACACTGATATCCAGGTCGAGGGTCTGCGAAGTCGGACCTGGGCCTTTGATGCCGAAGTCGCTCAGGGTCAGCGTGGTGGTGGCATTGAAGCCGGCACGCTCGCCGCCCCATGGGTCTTTGCCTTCACCGTTGAACACGGCCTTGAAGGTAACCGGCTTGGTCACACCGTGCAGGGTCAGGTCGCCAGTGACGTCGGCGGTCTTGTCGCCGGTGGATTTGACGGCGGTGGAGACGAACTTGGCGTCCGGGTATTTCTTCACGTCGAGGAAGTCGGCGCTGGCGATGTGCTTGTCACGCTCGGCGTGGTTGGACCACAGGCTGGCGGTTTTCAGGTCGACGCTGATCTTGCTCGCCTCAGGCTTGGCGCTGTCCCACGAGAAGGTGCCGTCGAAGTCCTTGAAGGTGCCGTGGATGAAGCTGTAACCCAGGTGGCTGATCTTCCAGTCGACGAAGGCATGCTGGCCTTCCTTGTCGATCTTGTAGTCGGCGGCCATGGCCTGACCCGCAGCGAACAGGGCAGTACCGAGCGCCAGTGCGGCAAACGTCTTTTTCAACATCCTTTGATTCCTTCCGTTGCATTTTAGGGAGTGAGTCACGCTTTGCGGCCCAGCATACGCAGCAGGGTCGCGTCACGGTCGATGAAATGGTGCTTGAGTGCTGCCAGGCCATGCAGGCCGGCGAAGATCACTAACCCCCAGGCCAGGTAGAAGTGGACCTCGCCAGCGATATCGGCCTGATCGGGCAGGTTGCTGACCAGCGCTGGCACTTGGAACAGCTCGAACACGGGAATGCCGACGCCATCGGCGGTGGAGATCAGGTAACCGGCGATCATCACCGCGAACAACCCTACATAGAGGAGTCCGTGCCCCGCCTTGGCCGCCAGCCGGGTCAAGCGGCCGTGGTTGGCCAGAGCAGGAGGCGGCGGGCTGATCAGTCGCCACAGCACCCGCACGAACATCACCGCCAGCAACACCAACCCGATGCTCTTGTGCAGATCAGGGCCAGCCTTGCGCCAGGGGTCGTAATAGTCGAGACCGACCATCCACAGGCCCAGGCCAAACAGGCTGAAAACCGTCAACGCCACACCCCAATGCAGCACGATGCTGATGGCTCCGTAACGCGATGATGAGTTGCGCAGTTGCATGGTGCTGAAATTCTCCGTGAGAGCTGTGCCAAGACTACCGCCAAACGTATCGAATAAAAGCAGAAAAAACTGCTCTGAAATATCGAATAAAACGATAGTAATTGTTCACGGACGTTATTAAGGAAACGTTAACCCTAGACGGATTTTTAGACGGCTGTCGAAAGACGGGGGGGGGCTGGATGGCGGCGGCTGCTTTAAAGCCAAGAAGCAGCCCTGACTGCGATCGATCGGCCAGATGCCGACAGATACGCAGCCAGAACCCTGGTAGGGCGGCCTCAGCGCGCCGGCTGGGCCTGCTCGGTGGTTGCAGGTTTCTTGGTCGCGGCCGGTTTCTTTGCCGGAGCCGGGTGATGCGCCGCAGGCTTGTGCGCCGCAGGAGCCGGGGTTTTCTTCGCTGCGTGCGGTGCAGGCTTGGCGGCGGGCGCCGGGGCAGGCTTGGCCGCCTCTACCGGCGCTGCCGGAGCGGCTTGCGGAGCGGGCGCAGCGGGTGCTGCCGGCACCACGGCTGGGGCAGGGGTAGCCGCAGGTTGCGCAGCATCGGATTTATCTGCCCCGCCGCCAAACAGCCGCGAGAAGAAGCCAGGCTTGCTCGCCTCAGGCGCAGCGGCCTTGTCTGCCGGGACTGGGGTCACAGCCGGCGGGGTCTTGGCCTTGTCGTCCGTACCACCGCCAAACAGTCGCGAGAAGAAACCGCCCTGCTTCGCCGCTGCCGCGCCGGCCACCGCTGCAG
It includes:
- a CDS encoding substrate-binding periplasmic protein, yielding MSKILPLIGIVLLICLSPLAQAERLRIVSDDWAPYIYQDNGQPQGLHFEVASEVFKRLGVEVDWVFMPWKRCLAMVEQGQADGILGLFKLPEREAFVLFPHEPLSQVDFILFQSRARPHSVRTLDDLNGLTVGTSPGYNYSAEFNEAQGFRREPAPTHIANFGKLALGRIDLLVTDRHVGEYLLHKLHLDEQIEALPLLIDSKPQYLGLTRKPGREQLAQAFAEVLQHFKQEPAYEAIVQRYVGTPDTFPRTVEHHERSTR
- a CDS encoding EamA family transporter, whose amino-acid sequence is MLATSLVLVAAFLHATWNTLIKFSGERWLVIACMDTVGLVFAVPLLAMVEPPPVDIWPWLTASALAELLYRVLLIQAYRVGDLGLIYPLMRGTSPLVVLALTLLFAGESLTGQQIMGILLIPCGMACLLWQGGGGDRLPWSMLPVVALIGLCIGCYTWFDGQAVQRWGKPWDYLVWLTLFCSLPFPLIAGVTRRATFTAFWRSQWRLGLAVGVCVLLSYALVLWAMHLGSIAEAAALRELSVILVVLFGMRYLKEPFGGPRLLACGLVLAGVLVMKF
- a CDS encoding DEAD/DEAH box helicase, which encodes MSFASLGLSEALVRAIEAAGYTQPTPVQQRAIPAVLQGRDLMVAAQTGTGKTGGFALPILERLFPAGHPDKSKRHGPRQPRVLVLTPTRELAAQVHDSFKLYARDLSLVSTCIFGGVGMNPQVQAMAKGVDVLVACPGRLLDLAGQGSVDLSHVEILVLDEADRMLDMGFIHDVKKVLARLPAKRQNLLFSATFSKDITDLADKLLHNPERIEVTPPNTTVERIEQRVFRLPSGHKRALLAHLITQGAWEQVLVFTRTKHGANRLAEYLEKHGLPAAAIHGNKSQNARTKALADFKANSVRVLVATDIAARGLDIDQLPHVVNFELPNVEEDYVHRIGRTGRAGRSGEAISLVAPDEEKLLKSIERVTRQKIADGDTMGFDASQIEAEKPEVRERPQGNGRGARNGQGRGDGATASNGGRKDKGKDKGKGRQQTAEKPAEKAKSGERQAQQPRKPRDAKPPRPQKSAQASVPAVDGNRDPEVFLDDDVDNFGNRADYVSPYQNGKNSGRQRRPGGSSGQGQQQGNGQPRNQNGGQPRSGGQRGAGGASTGGDKRRNNNGGARRDGGAAGRGRRDDTARQEPAVRNPRESQHQPVIIRKESKLDRYPTPEQLEDAPSRPRGERPALLTRKG
- a CDS encoding MAPEG family protein produces the protein MTVALWCILFAMFLPPLCALGAKLSSGRFGFRENHDPRAFLDTLSGLPRRLHSAQQNGFETFPAFAAAVLVADVVGNAEQVTQDVLGVLYITSRLLFIICYMADLAALRSLAYFAGLVLIVSFFVVSV
- the metF gene encoding methylenetetrahydrofolate reductase [NAD(P)H], yielding MSQERRYSFEFFPTKTEAGHDKLISVARQLATYNPDFFSCTYGAGGSTRDRTLNTVLQLENEVKIPAAPHLSCVGDTKAELRALIGEYKDAGIKRIVALRGDLPSGMGMASGELRHASDLVQFIREETGDHFHIEVAAYPEMHPQAQNFESDLKNFATKVKAGADSAITQYFFNPDSYFYFVERVQKLGVDIPLVPGIMPITNYSKLARFSDACGAELPRWVRKQLEAYGDDAASIQAFGEEVITRMCEQLLQGGAPGLHFYTLNQAEPSLAIWNNLQLPR
- a CDS encoding YceI family protein, which gives rise to MLKKTFAALALGTALFAAGQAMAADYKIDKEGQHAFVDWKISHLGYSFIHGTFKDFDGTFSWDSAKPEASKISVDLKTASLWSNHAERDKHIASADFLDVKKYPDAKFVSTAVKSTGDKTADVTGDLTLHGVTKPVTFKAVFNGEGKDPWGGERAGFNATTTLTLSDFGIKGPGPTSQTLDLDISVEGVKQK
- a CDS encoding cation:proton antiporter, whose amino-acid sequence is MLELVAAFICLTTLLTYVNYRFIGLPPAIGVMVTALLFSLIIQGLSFIGFPGLEERVEGLMNQIDFNDLLMHWMLSFLLFAGALHVNLGDLRSYRWPIGLLATVGVLIATVVIGLLAHWVFALFGWQVSLIYCLLFGALISPTDPIAVLGALRTANAPKPLKTTIVGESLFNDGTAVVVFTVLLGIAQLGETPSVADTAVLFLREAVGGALFGGLIGYATYRMIKGIEQYQVEVMLTLALVIGGSVMCYELHVSAPIAMVVAGLIIGNLGRNLAMNDMTRRYMDGFWELIDDMLNALLFALIGLELLLLPFNWLHLAAGSVLAIAVLASRLLTVAPAIVLLRRWRSVPKGTIRVLTWGGLRGGVSVALALSLPVGEERDLLLSITYIVVLSSILIQGLTVGGVVRRVSEQP
- the ahcY gene encoding adenosylhomocysteinase, yielding MSAVNTPAGFADFKVADISLADWGRKEVIIAESEMPALMGLRRKYQAEQPLKGAKIIGCIHMTIQTAVLIETLVALGAEVRWSSCNIFSTQDQAAAAIAAAGVPVFAWKGETEQEYEWCIEQTILKDGQPWDANMVLDDGGDLTEILHKKYPAMLDKIHGVTEETTTGVHRLLDMLAKGELKVPAINVNDSVTKSKNDNKYGCRHSLNDAIKRGTDHLLSGKQALVIGYGDVGKGSAQSLRQEGMIVKVTEVDPICAMQACMDGFELVSPFKDGINTGTEAGINADLLGRIDLIVTTTGNVNVCDANMLKALKKRAVVCNIGHFDNEIDTAFMRKNWAWEEVKPQVHKIHRTGAGSFDPQNDDYLILLAEGRLVNLGNATGHPSRIMDGSFANQVLAQIFLFEQKYAELDAGKKAERLTVEVLPKKLDEEVALEMVRGFGGVVTQLTPQQAEYIGVTVDGPFKPDAYRY
- a CDS encoding cytochrome b produces the protein MQLRNSSSRYGAISIVLHWGVALTVFSLFGLGLWMVGLDYYDPWRKAGPDLHKSIGLVLLAVMFVRVLWRLISPPPPALANHGRLTRLAAKAGHGLLYVGLFAVMIAGYLISTADGVGIPVFELFQVPALVSNLPDQADIAGEVHFYLAWGLVIFAGLHGLAALKHHFIDRDATLLRMLGRKA
- a CDS encoding acyl-CoA thioesterase, with amino-acid sequence MNFHTRKWVKPEDLNPNGTLFGGSLLRWIDEEAAIYAIVQLGNQRVVTKYMSEINFVSASRKGDIIELGITATEFGRTSITLRCEVRNKITRKSILTVDRMVFVNLGEDGLPAAHGRTQIKYVEDQFPDGSVE